One genomic window of Gemmatimonadota bacterium includes the following:
- a CDS encoding tryptophan synthase subunit alpha produces the protein MSDSALDRTWADLRREGRTGLVPYLTAGFPTLDDSLAALQSADAHADVIEVGVPFSDPLADGPTIQASTFRALENGMTLPKTLDLIARASLRAPVVLFSYLNPVLQYGVERLVRDAASAGVSGLLLTDLPAGADAALESTVQQSPLDLIRLVAPTSSTSRIATAVGGGQGFVYLIARLGVTGASRDLADGLAASVASVRAATALPIAVGFGISTPAQARAVGGLADGVVVGSALVEVLGREGVAGADRFLGGLRAALDGA, from the coding sequence TTGTCTGATTCCGCACTTGATCGCACCTGGGCCGACCTGCGCCGCGAGGGTCGGACCGGGCTGGTTCCGTACCTGACCGCCGGCTTTCCGACCCTCGACGATTCGCTGGCGGCGCTTCAGTCGGCGGATGCGCACGCCGACGTCATCGAAGTCGGCGTGCCGTTCTCCGATCCGCTCGCCGACGGCCCGACGATCCAGGCCTCGACGTTTCGCGCGCTCGAGAACGGGATGACCCTTCCGAAGACGCTGGACCTGATCGCCCGCGCCTCGCTGCGCGCGCCGGTGGTCCTCTTCTCCTATCTCAATCCGGTGCTGCAATACGGCGTCGAACGCCTTGTGCGCGACGCGGCCAGCGCCGGCGTCTCCGGGCTGTTGCTCACCGATCTCCCGGCCGGCGCGGATGCCGCACTCGAGTCCACCGTGCAGCAGTCTCCGCTCGACCTGATTCGCCTCGTCGCACCGACCTCGTCGACCTCGCGGATCGCGACCGCCGTCGGAGGTGGGCAGGGATTCGTCTACCTCATCGCCCGACTCGGCGTCACCGGCGCCTCGCGTGATCTCGCGGACGGGTTGGCCGCCTCGGTGGCGTCGGTACGAGCCGCCACGGCGTTGCCGATCGCCGTTGGCTTCGGTATCTCGACGCCCGCGCAGGCCCGCGCCGTGGGAGGGCTGGCGGACGGCGTCGTGGTCGGCAGCGCGCTGGTGGAGGTCCTCGGGCGGGAGGGTGTCGCGGGGGCGGATCGCTTCCTCGGCGGCCTCCGGGCCGCGTTGGACGGCGCCTGA
- a CDS encoding HD domain-containing protein, whose translation MTDAPRDDAQLRASGRALLVAIHGAGRALKLYPVENVAVQRALDDLLATGESLLRLEGAIDVRLSGDVIFVNQTRLRLGLDNFAAFSGFVSLMHSCGIGVLRVEDGVTRREWQAWLSILGSLPTADEPLERMDQLRQRMQQADITCLMVETGGGDGEEGPQADEALERAKRTYAHGVAVARDVVSGVRMGRTPSVRRLKRAIQLIVDQVLENELSIAGLTTLRDYDEYTFTHCVNVCIFSVALGKRLGLDRRQLYDLGLAALLHDIGKSRLDIQIVNKDSALDDQEWRQMQAHPWLGTLTLFKMREGEELPYRAILAAHEHHMKVDLSGYPRPIRPRRLGLFSRLVAVADGYDAATTRRSYQTEPWEPEAVLREMWLNANRGYDLTLVKALINMLGIYPVGSCVILDTYEVAIVAGIGPDPEQLNRPLVRIAIDSAGGLVPAPGQLVDLSVAGPDGTYSRSIMKVTSPDRYGLVVGDFFV comes from the coding sequence ATGACCGACGCCCCACGCGATGATGCGCAGCTGCGCGCATCCGGCCGCGCCCTCCTCGTCGCGATCCACGGCGCCGGGCGCGCCCTCAAGCTCTATCCCGTCGAGAATGTCGCGGTGCAGCGGGCGCTCGACGACCTGTTGGCCACCGGCGAGAGCCTGCTCCGGCTCGAGGGAGCGATCGACGTTCGGCTGAGTGGCGACGTCATCTTCGTCAATCAGACACGGCTCCGGCTCGGGCTCGACAACTTCGCCGCGTTCAGCGGCTTCGTCAGCCTGATGCACAGTTGCGGGATCGGCGTCCTCCGCGTCGAGGACGGCGTGACCCGGCGCGAGTGGCAGGCGTGGCTCTCGATTCTCGGCTCCCTCCCCACGGCCGACGAGCCGCTGGAGCGGATGGACCAGCTCCGCCAGCGCATGCAGCAGGCCGACATCACCTGCCTGATGGTCGAGACCGGTGGCGGCGACGGGGAGGAGGGGCCGCAGGCCGACGAGGCGCTCGAACGGGCCAAGCGGACCTACGCGCATGGCGTGGCGGTCGCGCGTGACGTGGTGTCGGGCGTGCGCATGGGGCGCACGCCGAGCGTGCGACGGCTCAAGCGCGCGATCCAGTTGATCGTCGACCAGGTGCTCGAGAACGAGCTCTCGATCGCCGGACTCACCACGTTGCGCGACTACGACGAGTACACCTTCACCCACTGCGTCAACGTCTGCATCTTCTCGGTCGCGCTGGGCAAGCGACTTGGGCTGGACCGGCGACAACTGTACGACCTTGGCCTCGCGGCCCTGTTGCACGACATCGGGAAGTCGCGGCTCGACATCCAGATCGTGAACAAGGACTCGGCCCTCGATGACCAGGAGTGGCGCCAGATGCAGGCCCACCCCTGGCTCGGCACGCTGACGCTGTTCAAGATGCGCGAGGGCGAAGAGCTCCCCTACCGGGCGATTCTGGCCGCACACGAGCACCACATGAAGGTGGATCTCAGCGGCTATCCCCGACCGATCCGCCCTCGTCGGCTGGGGCTCTTCTCGCGGCTGGTCGCCGTCGCCGACGGCTACGACGCCGCGACGACCCGACGCTCCTACCAGACCGAGCCGTGGGAGCCGGAGGCCGTGCTCCGCGAGATGTGGCTCAACGCCAATCGCGGCTACGACCTGACGCTCGTCAAGGCGCTGATCAACATGCTGGGGATTTATCCCGTCGGCAGTTGCGTGATCCTCGACACCTACGAGGTCGCGATCGTCGCGGGCATCGGCCCCGACCCCGAACAGCTGAACCGTCCCCTGGTCCGCATCGCCATCGATTCGGCCGGCGGACTGGTGCCGGCACCGGGACAGCTGGTCGACCTCTCCGTTGCGGGTCCCGACGGGACCTATTCTCGCAGCATCATGAAAGTGACTTCCCCGGACCGCTATGGGCTCGTCGTCGGTGATTTCTTTGTCTGA
- a CDS encoding HEAT repeat domain-containing protein — protein sequence MTSPLLDPPAPTDVRVVEELLRALAKGQRALQMYLPNNPVYQRSVEQVAEAFGPVWGVTGRLVLDLQDGELQWEGAPLHYGASRTEGFAAQLHQDGLRRLVLLPGVESEEITRFLAVMNRARLLPKDASDDLLTLLWEQQFVLIAYTFVEALSDGVEFLQSGGAADAAQDPGAVREKVEQDPGGAVAPADLDAAPFFLDEAELRLMQSELEEEYRRDIRTAAIDALLDVLEGQREPAVRREVVALLEDVLPSQLAVGGFRAVARILRELRVIAVRAAGLEQSLHDAILSFEERLSQPDILEQLFRTLEDPATRPAEDEIGEVLRELKPGALPIVLVHLGRSIAPEIRRALLPSVEQLARSRPQALQEVLDAGSSDAVEPAIDLVARLGLSALVPSVAARLVDGTIGVRVAALNALGGFATPSAITAIESALTDEERTVRQTALTILLARGGSGGTLAKLEALLFAGKDQDWERSERRALFEAYGQLAGPAAITRLRELLAPRGLLRRKELPDVRACAIFALAKIRTFEARLVVDQFTADKEAIVRSAANAVLRDWLA from the coding sequence GTGACATCGCCCCTGCTCGACCCGCCGGCGCCCACCGATGTGCGGGTGGTCGAGGAGTTGCTGCGCGCGCTCGCGAAGGGCCAGCGGGCGCTGCAGATGTATCTCCCCAACAATCCCGTCTACCAGCGATCGGTGGAGCAAGTCGCCGAGGCGTTCGGGCCGGTGTGGGGCGTGACGGGGCGGCTGGTGCTGGATCTGCAGGACGGCGAGCTGCAGTGGGAGGGCGCACCGCTGCACTACGGTGCGTCGCGCACGGAGGGGTTCGCGGCCCAGTTGCATCAGGACGGGTTGCGCCGGTTGGTCCTGCTGCCCGGGGTCGAGTCGGAGGAGATCACCCGCTTTCTCGCGGTGATGAATCGCGCCCGGCTGTTGCCGAAGGATGCGAGCGACGATCTCCTCACGCTGCTCTGGGAGCAGCAGTTCGTGCTGATCGCCTACACCTTCGTCGAGGCGCTCAGCGACGGCGTCGAGTTCCTGCAATCAGGCGGCGCAGCGGACGCCGCGCAGGATCCCGGGGCCGTCCGCGAAAAGGTGGAGCAGGATCCGGGCGGCGCGGTGGCGCCGGCCGATCTGGACGCGGCACCGTTCTTTCTCGACGAGGCCGAGCTGCGCCTGATGCAGAGCGAGCTCGAGGAGGAGTATCGTCGCGACATTCGCACCGCCGCGATCGATGCGCTGCTGGACGTCCTCGAGGGACAACGCGAGCCTGCCGTGCGGCGCGAGGTGGTCGCGCTGCTCGAGGACGTCTTGCCGTCCCAACTGGCGGTGGGTGGCTTTCGTGCCGTCGCCCGCATCCTCAGGGAATTGCGCGTCATCGCGGTGCGGGCGGCCGGCCTGGAACAGTCGCTGCACGATGCCATCCTTTCCTTCGAGGAACGGCTCTCACAGCCCGACATTCTCGAACAGCTCTTCCGCACGCTCGAGGATCCCGCGACCCGGCCGGCCGAGGACGAGATCGGCGAGGTGTTGCGGGAACTCAAGCCTGGCGCGCTCCCGATCGTGCTGGTGCACCTCGGCCGGAGCATCGCGCCGGAGATCCGCCGTGCGCTCCTCCCGAGTGTCGAACAGCTGGCGCGCAGCCGGCCGCAGGCACTGCAGGAAGTGCTTGACGCCGGCAGCAGCGACGCCGTGGAGCCGGCCATCGACCTGGTCGCCCGACTCGGTCTGAGTGCGCTGGTGCCGTCGGTCGCAGCCCGTCTGGTGGACGGCACCATCGGGGTGCGCGTCGCCGCGCTGAATGCGCTCGGCGGTTTCGCCACGCCCTCGGCGATCACGGCCATCGAGTCGGCACTGACCGACGAAGAGCGGACGGTCCGTCAAACCGCGCTGACGATCCTGCTCGCGCGCGGCGGCTCGGGGGGCACGCTGGCGAAGCTCGAGGCGCTCCTCTTCGCCGGCAAGGATCAGGACTGGGAACGGAGCGAGCGGCGCGCCCTGTTCGAGGCGTATGGGCAGCTGGCCGGTCCGGCCGCGATCACCCGGCTGCGTGAGCTGCTCGCCCCGCGCGGCCTGCTGCGACGCAAGGAACTGCCCGACGTGCGGGCCTGCGCCATCTTCGCGCTCGCCAAGATCCGCACCTTCGAAGCGCGGCTCGTCGTCGACCAGTTCACGGCCGACAAGGAAGCGATCGTGCGCAGCGCGGCCAACGCCGTGCTCCGGGATTGGCTCGCATGA
- the folK gene encoding 2-amino-4-hydroxy-6-hydroxymethyldihydropteridine diphosphokinase produces the protein MPVVRAFVALGSNLGDRAAMLALGRRELADLPDTTLRAETAPEETAPLGGLAQPAYLNQMVLLETRLPPRALLAACHRIEEQAGRTRSEAWASRTLDLDVVRYDELLCDTPTLVLPHPGLRDRLFWAREVATLESHG, from the coding sequence ATGCCGGTGGTCCGCGCGTTCGTGGCCCTCGGCAGCAACCTGGGCGACCGCGCGGCGATGCTGGCCCTGGGACGACGCGAACTGGCGGACTTGCCGGACACGACCTTGCGGGCCGAGACCGCACCGGAAGAAACGGCGCCGCTCGGCGGACTCGCGCAGCCGGCGTACTTGAACCAGATGGTGCTCCTCGAGACCCGGCTGCCGCCCAGGGCGCTGCTGGCCGCCTGTCATCGGATCGAGGAGCAGGCGGGACGCACGCGAAGCGAAGCGTGGGCCTCGCGCACGCTGGACCTCGATGTGGTACGGTATGATGAGCTGCTTTGCGACACGCCGACGCTGGTGTTGCCGCATCCCGGACTTCGCGATCGCCTCTTCTGGGCGCGCGAGGTCGCGACCTTGGAGTCCCATGGCTGA
- the panB gene encoding 3-methyl-2-oxobutanoate hydroxymethyltransferase: MADRPLTMPDLALRKRDGVPIVMLTCYDALFARLLEGAGVDILLVGDSVNEVLAGRRSTLSATLDQMIYHAASVRRGTQRTPIVVDMPFLTYQVSIEDAIRNAGRVMAETDCHAVKLEGGEVMAPTVEALVARGIPVVGHLGLTPQSVHALGGHRVQGRGLSAAEQMRTDALALESAGASAIVLELVPRDLATEISATLRIPTIGIGAGVGCDGQVLVLQDVLGLNAGFQPKFLRRYANLAETVESAIRQFGDDVRARRYPDDEHSFE, from the coding sequence ATGGCTGACCGTCCCTTGACCATGCCCGATCTGGCCCTCCGCAAGCGTGATGGTGTGCCGATCGTGATGCTCACGTGTTACGACGCGCTCTTTGCCCGCCTGCTCGAGGGGGCGGGCGTGGACATCCTGCTGGTCGGTGATTCGGTGAACGAAGTGCTTGCCGGGCGGCGATCAACGCTCAGTGCGACGCTCGACCAGATGATCTACCACGCGGCCAGCGTGCGGCGCGGCACCCAGCGGACGCCGATCGTCGTCGACATGCCGTTCCTGACCTATCAGGTGTCGATCGAGGACGCCATCCGGAACGCCGGGCGCGTCATGGCGGAGACCGACTGCCACGCCGTCAAGCTTGAGGGGGGCGAGGTGATGGCCCCCACGGTCGAGGCGCTCGTCGCCAGGGGAATTCCGGTGGTGGGCCACCTCGGGCTCACGCCGCAGAGTGTCCACGCCCTCGGTGGCCACCGCGTGCAGGGCCGCGGACTGTCGGCCGCCGAACAGATGCGCACGGATGCGCTGGCCCTCGAATCCGCCGGAGCGAGCGCCATTGTCCTCGAGCTGGTGCCGCGGGACCTCGCCACCGAAATCTCCGCCACGCTGCGCATCCCGACCATCGGCATCGGCGCCGGCGTGGGCTGCGACGGGCAGGTGCTGGTGCTCCAGGACGTGCTCGGATTGAATGCAGGGTTCCAGCCGAAGTTCCTGCGCCGCTATGCCAACCTGGCCGAGACCGTGGAGTCCGCGATCCGGCAGTTCGGCGACGACGTGCGGGCACGTCGCTACCCTGACGATGAGCATTCCTTCGAATGA